A part of Anaeromyxobacter diazotrophicus genomic DNA contains:
- a CDS encoding phytoene/squalene synthase family protein, with the protein MPIAAERPEPSRGVSQGELLEGWADCWRILREHGKTFHVMARVLGAERGNAIAALYGFARVADDAVDEPAPGDTPDAIRARLRDMAAELRRAVAGESRQPRFAVLGETVRRYQLPLEPFDDLLTGVATDLEPVRFATFAELELYCYRVAGTIGLLITPVAGYRPESRALEHAKTLGTAMQLTNILRDVGEDFRRGRVYLPGEDLLRFGVSDADLAAGRTDARFRALMDFQIERAQRLYAEGRALIPLLTSGRGRAAFEFAVDAYSGILGKIRAAGYDVFTRRAHLKLGEKLALLPSAAFRAWAAGLEGAGSHA; encoded by the coding sequence ATGCCGATCGCAGCGGAGCGTCCGGAGCCGAGCCGCGGCGTGTCGCAGGGCGAGCTGCTCGAGGGGTGGGCGGACTGCTGGCGCATCCTGCGCGAGCACGGGAAGACCTTCCACGTCATGGCGCGCGTGCTCGGGGCCGAGCGCGGGAACGCCATCGCGGCGCTGTACGGCTTCGCGCGGGTGGCGGACGACGCCGTCGACGAGCCCGCGCCCGGCGACACCCCCGACGCCATCCGCGCGCGCCTGCGCGACATGGCGGCCGAGCTCCGGCGCGCCGTCGCCGGCGAGAGCCGCCAGCCCCGCTTCGCCGTGCTGGGGGAGACGGTGCGGCGCTACCAGCTCCCGCTCGAGCCCTTCGACGACCTCTTGACCGGCGTGGCGACGGACCTCGAGCCGGTCCGCTTCGCGACGTTCGCGGAGCTCGAGCTCTACTGCTACCGCGTGGCCGGGACGATCGGGCTCCTCATCACGCCGGTGGCGGGCTACCGGCCCGAGAGCCGCGCGCTCGAGCACGCGAAGACGCTCGGCACGGCCATGCAGCTCACCAACATCCTCCGCGACGTCGGGGAGGACTTCCGGCGCGGGCGCGTCTACCTGCCCGGCGAGGACCTGCTGCGGTTCGGCGTCTCCGACGCGGACCTGGCCGCCGGCCGCACCGACGCCCGCTTCCGGGCCCTGATGGACTTCCAGATCGAGCGCGCCCAGCGCCTCTACGCCGAGGGGCGCGCCCTCATCCCGCTCCTCACCAGCGGCCGCGGGCGCGCCGCCTTCGAGTTCGCCGTCGACGCCTACTCCGGCATCCTGGGGAAGATCCGCGCCGCCGGGTACGACGTCTTCACGCGGCGGGCGCACCTCAAGCTCGGCGAGAAGCTGGCGCTGCTCCCCTCCGCGGCGTTCCGGGCGTGGGCCGCCGGGCTCGAGGGCGCCGGGAGCCACGCGTGA
- a CDS encoding phytoene desaturase family protein — protein MTAPGREPASRAGYDAVVVGAGIAGLVAASELERRGRSVLVLEHNHQAGGLMSGIHRRGFYFDVGCQSFEGMGIVFPLLDQYGLSDLARFRRARYRLVMPGLDADVESLPQIRRAFQQAYPESAEGFGRVFALHERTSALIQRLFTPARVPYVEDESALALPRWISRALGGPGWASPAAAVQRVADLRTLLLDDFRPWYERQLPPSGARDLLSRCGYTGMNVFVASAFWHLWAHDYWYPEGGLQPWLDRWVARLEERGVRFLFKRTVTALEKAGDEVRAVLTHKGERFAARQVVYCGDYRQAVHGLVGAERYDRRELDRLDRARHSDAMVSVYLGLDLPAAALREQLRTSHVFYFPSFDCQTTLDPRDPDAHRKAFLEVTAHGIADPVPGARSAVVLQAFTRHDWQGGWGTGLTGDPARERATPPRTPAYRRLKREVADQLLASFERLVPGAGARVVYRDVGTPASTVRFTRNAFGGTCGFELNWRNFPFVNPLAHVATPLDNLHLAGHFTVWPGAVPTAALSGKIAALHADRGLAAGRRAHRRPGGRGEGRRAMVDAASGG, from the coding sequence GTGACCGCCCCGGGACGCGAGCCCGCCTCCCGCGCCGGGTACGACGCCGTCGTCGTCGGCGCCGGCATCGCCGGCCTGGTGGCCGCGAGCGAGCTCGAGCGGCGCGGCCGGAGCGTGCTCGTGCTCGAGCACAACCACCAGGCGGGCGGCCTCATGTCGGGCATCCACCGCCGCGGCTTCTACTTCGACGTGGGCTGCCAGTCCTTCGAGGGCATGGGGATCGTCTTCCCGCTGCTCGACCAGTACGGCCTCTCCGACCTGGCGCGCTTCCGCCGCGCGCGCTACCGCCTGGTGATGCCGGGGCTCGACGCGGACGTCGAGTCGCTGCCCCAGATCCGGCGGGCGTTCCAGCAGGCCTACCCGGAGAGCGCCGAGGGCTTCGGGCGCGTCTTCGCGCTCCACGAGCGCACCTCCGCGCTCATCCAGCGCCTCTTCACCCCGGCGCGGGTGCCCTACGTGGAGGACGAGAGCGCGCTGGCGCTCCCCCGCTGGATCTCCCGGGCGCTGGGCGGGCCGGGGTGGGCCTCCCCGGCCGCGGCCGTGCAGCGGGTGGCGGACCTGCGCACGCTGCTGCTCGACGACTTCAGGCCCTGGTACGAGCGCCAGCTCCCGCCGTCGGGCGCGCGCGACCTGCTCTCCCGCTGCGGCTACACCGGGATGAACGTGTTCGTCGCCTCGGCGTTCTGGCACCTCTGGGCGCACGACTACTGGTACCCGGAGGGCGGGCTGCAGCCGTGGCTCGACCGCTGGGTCGCGCGGCTGGAGGAGCGCGGCGTCCGCTTCCTCTTCAAGCGGACCGTCACCGCGCTCGAGAAGGCGGGCGACGAGGTCCGCGCGGTCCTCACGCACAAGGGGGAGCGGTTCGCGGCGCGCCAGGTCGTCTACTGCGGCGACTATCGCCAGGCGGTCCACGGGCTCGTCGGGGCGGAGCGCTACGACCGGCGCGAGCTCGACCGCCTCGACCGCGCGCGGCACTCGGACGCGATGGTCTCGGTCTACCTGGGGCTCGACCTCCCCGCGGCGGCGCTGCGCGAGCAGCTCCGGACCTCGCACGTCTTCTACTTCCCCTCCTTCGACTGCCAGACCACCCTCGACCCGCGGGACCCGGACGCGCACCGCAAGGCGTTCCTCGAGGTCACCGCGCACGGGATCGCCGACCCGGTCCCGGGGGCGCGCTCGGCGGTGGTGCTCCAGGCGTTCACGCGGCACGACTGGCAGGGCGGCTGGGGGACCGGGCTCACCGGCGACCCGGCCCGCGAGCGCGCGACGCCGCCGCGGACCCCCGCCTACCGCCGCCTGAAGCGCGAGGTGGCCGACCAGCTCCTCGCCTCGTTCGAGCGGCTCGTGCCGGGCGCCGGCGCCCGCGTCGTCTACCGCGACGTGGGCACCCCCGCCTCGACCGTCCGCTTCACGCGCAACGCCTTCGGCGGCACCTGCGGCTTCGAGCTCAACTGGCGCAACTTCCCGTTCGTGAACCCGCTCGCGCACGTCGCCACGCCGCTCGACAACCTTCACCTGGCGGGTCACTTCACGGTGTGGCCGGGGGCGGTGCCGACCGCCGCCCTCTCCGGCAAGATCGCGGCCCTGCACGCCGACCGGGGGCTCGCCGCGGGCAGGCGCGCCCACCGGCGCCCGGGAGGGCGGGGCGAGGGCCGGCGAGCGATGGTCGACGCAGCCTCGGGGGGTTGA
- a CDS encoding phosphorylase family protein, with the protein MIVVCAATGTEADACRRGIADAGAAGFEVLETGVGPARAAAALARWLEGGPGVVGRPPRPRAALAVSTGFAGALTAGVAPLAWVTASSLHRLAGGRAVEVVLPPGLLRVAAGATACQLLTAGEALAGPVAGLGPPAAVDMESAALGEVAGAAGIPFLVLRLVTDTPGRPLAPLGRQLARALSAEGAPARVAQGARAALEAVRAPGRAAAFIRESLSWRAQLRAGWRAHAAAGLPARPP; encoded by the coding sequence GTGATCGTCGTCTGCGCGGCCACCGGCACCGAGGCGGACGCGTGCCGCCGCGGGATCGCCGACGCCGGGGCGGCCGGGTTCGAGGTCCTCGAGACCGGCGTCGGCCCCGCCCGCGCCGCCGCGGCGCTGGCGCGCTGGCTCGAGGGCGGGCCGGGGGTGGTGGGCCGCCCGCCCCGGCCCAGGGCGGCGCTCGCCGTCTCGACCGGCTTCGCCGGCGCGCTCACCGCGGGCGTGGCCCCGCTGGCGTGGGTGACCGCCTCGAGCCTGCACCGGCTCGCCGGCGGGCGCGCCGTCGAGGTGGTGCTCCCGCCGGGCCTGCTGCGGGTGGCGGCGGGCGCCACCGCCTGCCAGCTGCTCACCGCCGGCGAGGCGCTGGCCGGGCCCGTCGCGGGCCTCGGGCCGCCGGCCGCGGTGGACATGGAGTCGGCGGCGCTGGGCGAGGTGGCCGGGGCGGCGGGGATCCCGTTCCTCGTCCTGCGGCTCGTGACCGACACGCCCGGCCGCCCGCTGGCGCCGCTGGGGCGGCAGCTCGCCCGGGCGCTCTCGGCCGAGGGCGCGCCGGCGCGCGTGGCGCAGGGCGCCCGCGCCGCGCTCGAGGCCGTGCGCGCGCCGGGGCGCGCCGCCGCCTTCATCCGCGAGAGCCTGAGCTGGCGCGCCCAGCTCCGCGCCGGCTGGCGGGCGCACGCCGCGGCCGGCCTGCCGGCCCGGCCACCCTGA
- a CDS encoding SDR family NAD(P)-dependent oxidoreductase — MDLQLRGKRAVVTGSTAGIGLAVAIELAREGAAVVVNGRTAARVEQAMARVRREAPGAEVAGVAADLGSARGAEHVAAAAPDADILVNNVGIFEAKPFAEVPDADWLRFLEVNLLSGVRLSRHHLPRMLERRWGRVLFISSESALQIPAEMIHYGVTKTAQLGLARGLAELTRGTAVTVNAILAGPTASEGVGEFVAGLARQQGKGADEVERDFFREARPTSLLQRFETPEEIASLVAFVASERASGVNGAALRVDGGVVRAIV, encoded by the coding sequence ATGGATCTCCAGCTGCGGGGGAAGCGCGCGGTGGTGACCGGCTCGACGGCGGGCATCGGGCTCGCCGTCGCGATCGAGCTGGCGCGCGAGGGCGCGGCCGTGGTGGTGAACGGCCGGACCGCCGCGCGCGTCGAGCAGGCGATGGCGCGCGTGCGCCGCGAGGCGCCGGGCGCGGAGGTGGCGGGGGTGGCCGCCGACCTCGGCAGCGCGCGCGGCGCGGAGCACGTGGCCGCCGCGGCGCCGGACGCCGACATCCTCGTCAACAACGTGGGCATCTTCGAGGCGAAGCCGTTCGCCGAGGTGCCGGACGCGGACTGGCTCCGTTTCCTGGAGGTGAACCTCCTGTCCGGCGTCCGCCTCTCCCGCCACCACCTCCCGCGCATGCTGGAGCGGCGCTGGGGCCGGGTCCTGTTCATCTCGAGCGAGAGCGCGCTCCAGATCCCGGCCGAGATGATCCACTACGGGGTGACGAAGACCGCCCAGCTCGGCCTCGCGCGCGGGCTGGCCGAGCTGACGCGCGGGACCGCCGTCACCGTGAACGCCATCCTGGCCGGCCCGACCGCCAGCGAGGGGGTGGGCGAGTTCGTCGCCGGGCTGGCGCGGCAGCAGGGCAAGGGCGCGGACGAGGTCGAGCGCGACTTCTTCCGCGAGGCGCGGCCGACCTCGCTGCTCCAGCGCTTCGAGACCCCGGAGGAGATCGCGTCGCTCGTGGCCTTCGTCGCGAGCGAGCGCGCCTCGGGCGTGAACGGGGCCGCGCTCCGCGTCGACGGCGGGGTTGTCCGGGCCATCGTCTGA
- the hpnH gene encoding adenosyl-hopene transferase HpnH encodes MGIPLKQAIAVGKYIAAQKLRRRKRYPLVLMLEPLFRCNLECAGCGKIQHPERILDQHLSPEQCWAAAEECGAPMVSIAGGEPLIHPAIDRIAAGLVERGKFVYLCTNAILLERKLDLFQPDDRLTFNVHLDGVEARHDASVQRAGVHRAAVAAIRAAKARGFRVTTNSTIFVGHDPADLHRFFDEVTALGVDGMTISPGYGYERAPVQDKFLHREQTRALFREALAPAAARRWRFNHSPLYLDFLKGEREYQCTPWGSPNYSVLGWQRPCYLFGEGYARTFRELMEETDWDRYGTGRHEKCADCMVHCGYEPSAVEDSMASLGNVVRSIRSTVG; translated from the coding sequence GTGGGCATCCCGTTGAAGCAGGCCATCGCGGTGGGGAAGTACATCGCCGCCCAGAAGCTCCGGCGCCGCAAGCGCTACCCGCTCGTGCTGATGCTCGAGCCGCTCTTCCGGTGCAACCTGGAGTGCGCGGGGTGCGGGAAGATCCAGCACCCCGAGCGCATCCTCGACCAGCACCTCTCCCCGGAGCAGTGCTGGGCCGCGGCGGAGGAGTGCGGCGCCCCCATGGTGAGCATCGCCGGCGGCGAGCCGCTCATCCACCCGGCCATCGACCGGATCGCGGCCGGGCTGGTCGAGCGGGGCAAGTTCGTCTACCTCTGCACGAACGCCATCCTGCTCGAGCGCAAGCTCGACCTGTTCCAGCCCGACGACCGGCTCACCTTCAACGTCCACCTCGATGGGGTCGAGGCGCGGCACGACGCCTCGGTCCAGCGGGCGGGCGTCCACCGCGCCGCGGTGGCGGCCATCCGGGCCGCCAAGGCGCGCGGCTTCCGCGTCACCACCAACTCGACCATCTTCGTCGGCCACGACCCGGCCGACCTGCACCGCTTCTTCGACGAGGTGACCGCGCTCGGGGTGGACGGGATGACCATCTCCCCCGGCTACGGCTACGAGCGGGCGCCGGTCCAGGACAAGTTCCTGCACCGCGAGCAGACCCGTGCGCTCTTCCGCGAGGCGCTGGCGCCGGCCGCCGCGCGGCGCTGGCGCTTCAACCACTCCCCGCTCTACCTCGACTTCCTGAAGGGCGAGCGGGAGTACCAGTGCACGCCCTGGGGCAGCCCCAACTACAGCGTCCTCGGCTGGCAGCGCCCCTGCTACCTCTTCGGCGAGGGTTACGCCCGGACCTTCCGCGAGCTGATGGAGGAGACCGACTGGGATCGCTACGGGACCGGGCGGCACGAGAAGTGCGCCGACTGCATGGTCCACTGCGGCTACGAGCCCTCGGCGGTCGAGGACAGCATGGCGTCGCTCGGGAACGTGGTGCGGTCCATCCGCTCCACGGTGGGCTGA
- the fni gene encoding type 2 isopentenyl-diphosphate Delta-isomerase: MDRKDSHLTLCLTAPVELGAGDASGFGGLRFEHDALPEVDRAAVTTETELLGKRLAAPLVVGAMTGGTPRAGELNQRLAKAAEACGVGFALGSQRRMLEDPSTRATFAVREVAPGLRLLFGNVGAVQLNYGVGAAEVRRLVEAVGCDAFNFHLNPLQEAIQPEGDTRFAGLVARLREVAPAVGVPVLLKEVGAGISRATALKIRELPVAGVETAGVGGTSWARIESLRTADPVQRSTGELFARWGIPTAESVATCRAVLPDRVVIASGGIRNGIEAAKALALGADAVALALPLLKAAERSTEEAVLALRRVIEELRTAMFVTGCRTVPELRLRPLVRARDLTAQEPA; this comes from the coding sequence ATGGACCGGAAGGACAGCCACCTCACGCTGTGCCTGACCGCGCCGGTCGAGCTCGGGGCGGGCGACGCGAGCGGCTTCGGGGGCCTGCGCTTCGAGCACGACGCGCTGCCCGAGGTCGACCGGGCGGCGGTCACGACCGAGACCGAGCTCCTGGGCAAGCGCCTCGCCGCGCCGCTCGTGGTGGGGGCGATGACCGGCGGGACCCCGCGCGCCGGCGAGCTGAACCAGCGGCTTGCGAAGGCGGCCGAGGCGTGCGGCGTCGGGTTCGCGCTCGGCTCGCAGCGCCGGATGCTGGAGGACCCCTCGACCCGCGCGACCTTCGCGGTGCGCGAGGTCGCGCCCGGGCTCCGGCTCCTCTTCGGCAACGTGGGCGCCGTCCAGCTCAACTACGGGGTGGGCGCGGCGGAGGTGAGGCGCCTCGTCGAGGCGGTCGGCTGCGACGCGTTCAACTTCCACCTGAACCCGCTGCAGGAGGCCATCCAGCCCGAGGGCGACACCCGCTTCGCCGGGCTCGTCGCGCGGCTGCGCGAGGTCGCGCCCGCGGTGGGGGTCCCCGTCCTGCTCAAGGAGGTCGGCGCCGGGATCAGCCGCGCCACCGCGCTCAAGATCCGCGAGCTGCCGGTGGCGGGCGTCGAGACCGCCGGCGTGGGCGGGACCTCCTGGGCCAGGATCGAGAGCCTGCGCACCGCCGACCCGGTGCAGCGCAGCACCGGCGAGCTCTTCGCGCGCTGGGGGATCCCCACCGCCGAGAGCGTCGCCACCTGCCGCGCCGTGCTCCCGGATCGCGTGGTCATCGCCTCCGGCGGCATCCGCAACGGCATCGAGGCCGCCAAGGCGCTGGCGCTCGGCGCGGACGCCGTGGCGCTGGCGCTCCCGCTCCTCAAGGCGGCGGAGCGCTCGACCGAGGAGGCGGTGCTCGCGCTGCGCCGGGTCATCGAGGAGCTGCGCACGGCGATGTTCGTCACCGGGTGCCGCACCGTCCCGGAGCTGCGGCTCCGGCCGCTGGTCCGCGCCCGCGATCTCACCGCGCAGGAGCCGGCGTGA
- the shc gene encoding squalene--hopene cyclase, translating to MTSAPVRSIAPPLAGRAREAARAAGDFLFRIQRADHWCAELESNPTITAEYVLLRQALGLDLAARAEATTRYLLSRQHPDGSWGIGHGLPGDVSTAVECYLALRLLGRPRDDEPMLRAERFIRAAGGIARVRVFTRINLALFGLFPWDAVPSVPPEIILLPPWSAINIYRLSSWARSTMVPLFILFHHRPVFALPGGRSPESGWLDHLWLDPAHKHVPYRPSVAATLLRDGPGWKAFFNAGDALLRAYEGLREAGPLPRLRQHALRACERWVLEHQEESGDWAGIFPPMLNGVLALHLAGHPLDSDPVRRGLEAIERFGIEDGEGFRVEACQSPVWDSALSLIALADAGQDGRAPRLAAVRRWIERKQILEDHGDWKVYNRRGAPGGWSFEHANTWYPDVDDTAAVLLAFLKGDPSRRGDEVVRRGAAWMVSMQNRDGGWAAFDVQNDRTFLNQIPFSDMDSLCDPSSPDVTGRVLEALGALEDPRWRAACRRGLAYLRGAQEPEGSFYGRWGVNYVYGTSNVLCGLARQRVPGSDPMVARALRWLASVQNADGGFGEGLDSYADRAAMGRGPSTASQTAWGVMGLLAYRPPEDEAVARGVAWLVDRQLDAGPAAGSWEEAAFTGTGFPRHFYLRYHLYRHYFPLMALGRFCAASGA from the coding sequence GTGACCAGCGCCCCGGTGCGGAGCATCGCGCCGCCGCTCGCCGGCCGGGCGCGGGAGGCGGCCCGGGCGGCGGGGGACTTCCTGTTCCGGATCCAGCGGGCCGACCACTGGTGCGCGGAGCTCGAGTCGAACCCCACCATCACCGCGGAGTACGTGCTGCTGCGCCAGGCGCTCGGGCTGGATCTCGCCGCGCGCGCCGAGGCGACCACCCGCTACCTGCTCTCGCGCCAGCACCCCGACGGGAGCTGGGGGATCGGGCACGGGCTGCCCGGCGACGTCTCCACGGCGGTCGAGTGCTACCTCGCGCTGCGCCTGCTGGGGCGGCCCCGGGACGACGAGCCGATGCTCCGCGCCGAGCGCTTCATCCGCGCCGCCGGCGGGATCGCCAGGGTGCGCGTCTTCACGCGCATCAACCTGGCCCTCTTCGGCCTGTTCCCCTGGGATGCGGTGCCGTCGGTGCCGCCGGAGATCATCCTCCTGCCGCCCTGGAGCGCCATCAACATCTACCGGCTGTCGAGCTGGGCGCGCAGCACCATGGTCCCGCTCTTCATCCTCTTCCACCACCGGCCCGTCTTCGCGCTCCCGGGCGGCCGCTCCCCGGAGAGCGGCTGGCTCGACCACCTCTGGCTCGACCCCGCCCACAAGCACGTCCCCTACCGCCCGTCGGTGGCGGCGACGCTGCTCCGCGACGGCCCCGGCTGGAAGGCGTTCTTCAACGCCGGCGACGCGCTGCTCCGCGCCTACGAGGGGCTGCGGGAGGCCGGCCCCCTCCCCCGCCTCCGCCAGCACGCGCTGCGCGCGTGCGAGCGGTGGGTGCTGGAGCACCAGGAGGAGAGCGGCGACTGGGCGGGGATCTTCCCGCCCATGCTGAACGGCGTGCTGGCGCTCCACCTCGCCGGGCACCCGCTCGACTCGGATCCGGTCCGCCGCGGCCTCGAGGCCATCGAGCGCTTCGGGATCGAGGACGGCGAGGGCTTCCGGGTCGAGGCGTGCCAGTCGCCGGTGTGGGACTCGGCGCTCTCGCTCATCGCGCTGGCCGACGCGGGTCAGGATGGCCGCGCGCCGCGCCTCGCCGCGGTGCGCCGGTGGATCGAGCGGAAGCAGATCCTCGAGGACCACGGCGACTGGAAGGTCTACAACCGCCGCGGCGCGCCCGGCGGCTGGTCGTTCGAGCACGCGAACACCTGGTACCCGGACGTCGACGACACGGCCGCGGTGCTGCTTGCCTTCCTCAAGGGCGACCCCTCCCGCCGCGGCGACGAGGTCGTCCGGCGCGGCGCGGCCTGGATGGTCTCGATGCAGAACCGCGACGGCGGCTGGGCCGCCTTCGACGTCCAGAACGACCGCACCTTCCTGAACCAGATCCCGTTCTCGGACATGGACTCGCTCTGCGATCCCTCGTCGCCGGACGTCACCGGGCGGGTGCTCGAGGCGCTCGGCGCGCTCGAGGACCCGCGCTGGCGCGCCGCCTGCCGCCGGGGCCTCGCCTACCTGCGGGGGGCCCAGGAGCCGGAGGGCAGCTTCTACGGCCGGTGGGGCGTGAACTACGTCTACGGGACCTCGAACGTGCTCTGCGGCCTGGCGCGCCAGCGCGTCCCCGGCTCGGACCCCATGGTCGCGCGCGCGCTGCGCTGGCTCGCGTCGGTCCAGAACGCGGACGGCGGCTTCGGCGAGGGCCTCGACTCGTACGCGGATCGCGCCGCCATGGGGCGGGGACCGTCGACCGCCTCGCAGACGGCCTGGGGCGTGATGGGGCTGCTCGCCTACCGCCCGCCGGAGGACGAGGCGGTGGCGCGCGGCGTCGCCTGGCTCGTCGACCGCCAGCTCGACGCCGGCCCGGCGGCCGGGTCGTGGGAGGAGGCCGCCTTCACCGGGACCGGGTTCCCGCGGCACTTCTACCTCCGGTACCACCTGTACCGGCACTACTTCCCCCTCATGGCGCTCGGCCGGTTCTGCGCCGCGAGCGGCGCGTAG
- a CDS encoding carotenoid biosynthesis protein — protein MAAAGLSLLWGTVVHRPYVYAFFACFLAFAGHQLGLRRTLTFAVSTWLIAFGCEFSSTRNGFPFGPYRYFDETRTRELWIANVPFWDSLSFVFLSYFSFALAAALRSPPDALARGEWPGLRRPSTPLVGGLVMMLLDVVIDPVALQGEKWFLGRVYEYPYRGFYFGVTAANFAGWFFVGAASQWAFQLALRVLPWCAGPWRRVSPRFVWAVYAVYAGVFAFNLVVTLAIEDHALAAASGAVIAATLATLAWRFRARSSLA, from the coding sequence GTGGCCGCGGCCGGGCTCTCGCTCCTGTGGGGCACGGTGGTGCACCGGCCCTACGTCTACGCGTTCTTCGCCTGCTTCCTCGCCTTCGCCGGCCACCAGCTCGGCCTGCGGCGCACCCTCACCTTCGCCGTCTCGACCTGGCTCATCGCCTTCGGCTGCGAGTTCAGCTCCACGCGCAACGGCTTCCCCTTCGGCCCGTACCGCTACTTCGACGAGACCCGGACGCGCGAGCTGTGGATCGCGAACGTGCCGTTCTGGGACTCCCTCTCGTTCGTCTTCCTCTCCTACTTCAGCTTCGCCCTGGCGGCGGCGCTGCGCTCGCCGCCGGACGCCCTGGCCCGCGGCGAGTGGCCCGGCCTGCGCCGCCCGTCGACGCCGCTGGTGGGCGGGCTGGTGATGATGCTGCTCGACGTCGTCATCGACCCGGTCGCGCTCCAGGGCGAGAAGTGGTTCCTCGGGCGCGTCTACGAGTATCCGTACCGGGGCTTCTACTTCGGCGTGACCGCCGCCAACTTCGCCGGCTGGTTCTTCGTCGGCGCCGCGAGCCAGTGGGCGTTCCAGCTCGCGCTGCGCGTGCTGCCCTGGTGCGCCGGGCCGTGGCGGCGCGTCTCGCCGCGCTTCGTGTGGGCCGTGTACGCGGTCTACGCCGGCGTGTTCGCGTTCAACCTGGTGGTCACCCTCGCGATCGAGGACCACGCGCTGGCGGCCGCCTCCGGCGCCGTGATCGCCGCGACGCTCGCGACCCTGGCGTGGCGCTTCCGGGCGCGGAGCAGCCTGGCGTGA